The following coding sequences are from one Aeromicrobium duanguangcaii window:
- a CDS encoding M50 family metallopeptidase, whose translation MMYAFGVIVFLVGVALSIALHEVGHMWPAKKFGVKVTQFFVGFGRTVWSFKRGETEYGLKAIPLGGFVKLVGMLPPEREERDRDGHLVVRSSDTGLFTQMATDARAAEYMDVDPEDEDRLFYRKPWWQKVIVMAGGPTVNLLIATVLFAISFMAFGVPTPTTTVAQVSDCAITDAEAGRACTAEDPITPARQAGLEPGDVLTTFNGERIDDWDELTSLIRRNGDREATIGYERNGAATQVTVNTSVLARASVDDPERVENVGFLGVSPEFVTERQGPVFVVDQMGEMIGATAKALVNLPVRMVGVVKAALGGERESDGPVSVVGASRVAGELVTYNDPGWDERAQRIISLLASLNLFLWLFNLIPLLPLDGGHIAGALWEQLRRTFARLRGKPDPGFVDVAKMLPVAYVVGLVLIVMGVVLIYADIVNPVRLS comes from the coding sequence ATGATGTACGCCTTCGGAGTCATCGTCTTCCTCGTCGGCGTCGCCCTGTCGATCGCCCTGCACGAGGTCGGGCACATGTGGCCGGCCAAGAAGTTCGGCGTCAAGGTCACCCAGTTCTTCGTCGGCTTCGGCCGCACCGTCTGGTCGTTCAAGCGCGGCGAGACCGAGTACGGCCTCAAGGCCATCCCGCTCGGCGGCTTCGTCAAGCTCGTCGGGATGCTCCCGCCCGAGCGTGAGGAGCGCGACCGTGACGGGCACCTGGTGGTGCGCTCGTCCGACACCGGCCTGTTCACCCAGATGGCCACCGACGCGCGGGCCGCCGAGTACATGGACGTCGACCCCGAGGACGAGGACCGCCTGTTCTACCGCAAGCCGTGGTGGCAGAAGGTCATCGTCATGGCCGGCGGCCCGACGGTGAACCTGCTCATCGCCACCGTCCTGTTCGCGATCTCCTTCATGGCGTTCGGCGTGCCGACCCCGACGACGACCGTCGCCCAGGTCTCCGACTGCGCCATCACCGACGCCGAGGCGGGCCGGGCCTGCACGGCCGAGGACCCGATCACGCCGGCGCGCCAAGCCGGTCTCGAGCCCGGCGACGTCCTGACGACCTTCAACGGCGAGCGGATCGACGACTGGGACGAGCTGACCTCGCTGATCCGCCGCAACGGCGACCGCGAGGCCACGATCGGCTACGAGCGCAACGGCGCGGCCACCCAGGTCACCGTCAACACCTCGGTGCTGGCGCGTGCCTCCGTCGACGACCCCGAGCGGGTCGAGAACGTGGGCTTCCTGGGCGTCTCGCCGGAGTTCGTGACCGAGCGTCAGGGACCGGTCTTCGTCGTCGACCAGATGGGCGAGATGATCGGCGCCACCGCGAAGGCGCTGGTGAACCTGCCGGTGCGCATGGTGGGCGTCGTGAAGGCCGCGCTGGGCGGCGAGCGCGAGTCCGACGGTCCCGTCAGCGTCGTGGGCGCCAGCCGAGTCGCCGGCGAGCTCGTCACGTACAACGACCCCGGCTGGGACGAGCGCGCGCAGCGCATCATCAGCCTGCTGGCGAGCCTCAACCTCTTCCTGTGGCTGTTCAACCTCATCCCGTTGCTGCCCCTCGACGGCGGGCACATCGCGGGGGCCCTGTGGGAACAGCTGCGGCGCACGTTCGCCCGCCTGCGGGGCAAGCCGGACCCGGGCTTCGTGGACGTCGCCAAGATGCTGCCGGTCGCCTATGTGGTTGGGCTCGTCCTTATAGTCATGGGTGTGGTTCTGATCTATGCGGACATCGTCAATCCGGTGAGGCTCTCATGA
- the dxr gene encoding 1-deoxy-D-xylulose-5-phosphate reductoisomerase: MSSRVVVLGSTGSIGTQALDVVRAHPDRFDVVAIAAGGADPSTLASQALEFDVEVVAVANATAAQDVQLALYAQAQRRGWSAGEYRLPRLLAGPDAAVEAARIPADTVLNGMTGAVGLLPTLAALESGATLALANKESLIMGGSLVLDAAKPGQLVPVDSEHSALAQALRGEEIDDVRRLVLTASGGPFRGRTREDLRDVTPEQAAAHPTWDMGPVITINSATLVNKGLEVIEAHLLFGIEYERIDVVVHPTSVVHSMVEFVDGSTMAQASPPDMKLPIALGLSWPRRVPGAVAPCDWTSATAWEFFPLDEDAFPAIRVARRAGAFGRTAPAVFNAANEVCVDAFVAGDLDFLGIVDTVAEIVDEHLADPDWGTGDLTVARVLEADMVARERARAVVAARSEVSSR, encoded by the coding sequence ATGAGTTCGCGCGTGGTCGTCCTGGGATCCACCGGCTCGATCGGCACGCAGGCGCTCGACGTGGTGCGCGCCCATCCGGACCGGTTCGACGTCGTCGCGATCGCCGCCGGTGGCGCCGATCCGTCGACGCTGGCCTCCCAGGCCCTGGAGTTCGACGTCGAGGTCGTGGCGGTCGCCAATGCCACCGCCGCGCAGGACGTGCAGCTGGCCCTCTACGCGCAGGCCCAGCGCCGCGGCTGGTCCGCGGGGGAGTACCGCCTGCCCCGGCTGCTGGCTGGTCCCGACGCCGCCGTCGAGGCGGCCCGCATCCCCGCCGACACCGTGCTGAACGGCATGACCGGCGCTGTCGGCCTGCTGCCGACGCTGGCGGCGCTGGAGTCCGGCGCCACGCTGGCCCTGGCCAACAAGGAGTCGCTCATCATGGGCGGCTCGCTGGTCCTGGACGCCGCCAAGCCCGGACAGCTCGTCCCGGTCGACTCCGAGCACTCCGCCCTCGCCCAGGCCCTGCGCGGCGAGGAGATCGACGACGTGCGCCGTCTCGTCCTGACCGCCAGCGGCGGCCCGTTCCGCGGCCGCACGCGCGAGGACCTGCGCGACGTGACCCCCGAGCAGGCTGCGGCCCACCCCACCTGGGACATGGGTCCGGTCATCACGATCAACTCGGCCACCCTCGTGAACAAGGGGCTCGAGGTCATCGAGGCCCATCTGCTGTTCGGCATCGAGTACGAGCGGATCGACGTGGTGGTGCACCCCACGTCCGTCGTGCACTCGATGGTCGAGTTCGTGGACGGCTCCACGATGGCGCAGGCCTCCCCGCCCGACATGAAGCTCCCCATCGCCCTCGGCCTGTCCTGGCCCCGCCGTGTCCCCGGCGCCGTCGCCCCGTGCGACTGGACCTCGGCGACTGCCTGGGAGTTCTTCCCGCTCGACGAGGACGCGTTCCCCGCGATCCGCGTCGCCCGTCGCGCCGGCGCCTTCGGGCGCACCGCGCCGGCCGTGTTCAACGCCGCGAACGAGGTCTGCGTCGACGCCTTCGTCGCCGGTGACCTGGACTTCCTCGGGATCGTCGACACCGTCGCCGAGATCGTGGACGAGCACCTGGCCGACCCCGACTGGGGGACCGGTGACCTCACGGTCGCTCGGGTCCTCGAGGCCGACATGGTCGCCCGTGAGCGCGCCCGCGCCGTCGTCGCCGCCCGGTCCGAGGTGAGCAGCCGATGA
- a CDS encoding AMP-binding protein: protein MARPQSIAFRALDLHVIQGRADDSALVTAAGTLSYAQLLHESASLAGGLRELGLRAGASVHLDVPDRHVWVVGVLAIVRLGAEPDPQASFTITGDPAVISAGGEEYELDLVLRAGRVDPAAAAVHDEGDYGERMERQYGDVLATLLHGGTLT, encoded by the coding sequence ATGGCACGACCGCAGAGCATCGCCTTCCGGGCGCTGGACCTCCATGTGATCCAGGGCCGCGCCGACGACTCCGCCCTGGTCACTGCCGCCGGCACGCTGTCGTACGCCCAGCTGCTGCACGAGTCGGCCTCGCTGGCCGGCGGGCTGCGTGAGCTCGGGCTGCGTGCCGGAGCGTCGGTGCACCTCGACGTGCCCGACCGTCACGTCTGGGTGGTCGGTGTGCTCGCGATCGTCCGGCTCGGCGCCGAGCCCGACCCGCAGGCGTCCTTCACGATCACCGGTGATCCGGCGGTGATCAGCGCCGGCGGCGAGGAGTACGAGCTCGACCTGGTCCTGCGCGCCGGTCGCGTCGACCCGGCCGCGGCGGCGGTCCACGACGAGGGCGACTACGGCGAGCGGATGGAGCGTCAGTACGGCGACGTACTGGCGACCCTGCTGCATGGCGGCACCCTGACCTGA
- a CDS encoding enoyl-CoA hydratase has product MSDLLTTARDGDVVLLTLRRPDRRNALNLELCQALHAAAADAVESGARAIVVTGEGTAFCAGADLDGVYGDAFITALYEMLHGLTRLPVPVIAAVNGPAIGAGTQLAIACDLRVVDERARFAVPTARNGMAVDAWTIRTLAELAGSGRARRVMLAADTIDRDEALSCGLADRPGTLDDAIAWAHEIARLAPLTLAHNKLVLNGTTADDERIAQSFADVWASEDVKEAATARAEKREPIFRGH; this is encoded by the coding sequence ATGTCCGACCTGCTGACCACCGCGCGCGACGGCGACGTCGTGCTGCTGACGCTGCGGCGACCTGATCGACGCAACGCCCTGAACCTGGAGCTGTGCCAGGCGCTGCACGCGGCCGCGGCCGACGCCGTGGAGTCCGGCGCCCGGGCCATCGTGGTGACGGGGGAGGGCACCGCGTTCTGCGCGGGCGCCGACCTCGACGGCGTCTACGGCGACGCGTTCATCACGGCGCTCTACGAGATGCTCCACGGGCTGACCCGACTGCCGGTGCCCGTCATCGCGGCGGTCAACGGGCCGGCGATCGGCGCGGGCACCCAGCTCGCCATCGCGTGCGACCTGCGGGTCGTGGACGAGCGGGCGCGCTTCGCCGTCCCCACCGCGCGCAACGGCATGGCCGTGGACGCGTGGACCATCCGCACCCTCGCCGAGCTCGCCGGCAGCGGCCGGGCCCGTCGCGTCATGCTGGCGGCCGACACGATCGACCGCGACGAGGCCCTGTCCTGCGGTCTCGCCGACCGCCCTGGCACGCTCGACGACGCGATCGCCTGGGCGCACGAGATCGCCCGCCTGGCGCCGCTCACACTGGCCCACAACAAGCTCGTGCTCAACGGCACGACCGCCGACGACGAGCGGATCGCACAGAGCTTCGCCGACGTCTGGGCCAGCGAGGACGTTAAGGAAGCTGCCACCGCCCGCGCCGAGAAGCGCGAGCCGATCTTCAGGGGACACTGA
- a CDS encoding ABC transporter permease gives MSTTTTIDLSRPAIPFGREVRVELRKMIDTRGGVWLFALTGIFILLAMGLTLLVLGLNSDSTITAGGFAEVMALPVSILLPVFAILIVSSEWSQRTHLTTFTLQPNRTRVVLAKFVAVSLLALATMVIAIAFGVLGNVLYGVITPNEVVWNVPVSDLAWTVFQQLLFFWMAFALALLLLNTPAAIAVFYVAALILPFMVYPVLLALFGWARDLLPWIQIDYAVMMVREGTTFLGDPIDVGPIDYLRMAVTIVLWIVIPGTLGFLRVRSTEVK, from the coding sequence ATGAGCACGACCACCACCATCGACCTCTCCCGCCCGGCGATCCCGTTCGGCCGCGAGGTCCGCGTCGAGCTGCGCAAGATGATCGACACCCGCGGCGGTGTCTGGCTGTTCGCCCTGACGGGGATCTTCATCCTCCTGGCGATGGGGCTCACCCTGCTGGTGTTGGGCCTCAACTCCGACAGCACCATCACCGCCGGCGGATTCGCCGAGGTCATGGCGTTGCCGGTGTCGATCCTGCTGCCGGTCTTCGCCATCTTGATCGTCAGCAGCGAGTGGAGCCAGCGCACGCACCTGACGACCTTCACGCTCCAGCCGAACCGCACGAGGGTCGTCCTGGCGAAGTTCGTGGCCGTGTCCCTGCTGGCGCTGGCGACCATGGTGATCGCGATCGCGTTCGGCGTGCTGGGCAACGTCCTCTACGGCGTCATCACGCCCAACGAGGTCGTCTGGAATGTGCCCGTCAGCGACCTGGCGTGGACCGTCTTCCAGCAGCTGCTGTTCTTCTGGATGGCGTTCGCGCTGGCCCTGCTGCTGCTCAACACCCCGGCGGCGATCGCGGTGTTCTACGTGGCCGCGCTCATCCTGCCGTTCATGGTCTACCCGGTCCTGCTGGCGCTGTTCGGCTGGGCGCGGGACCTGCTGCCGTGGATCCAGATCGACTACGCCGTGATGATGGTGCGTGAGGGGACGACGTTCCTCGGCGACCCCATCGACGTGGGTCCGATCGACTACCTGCGGATGGCCGTCACGATCGTCCTGTGGATCGTCATCCCCGGCACGCTCGGCTTCCTGCGGGTGCGGAGCACCGAGGTCAAGTGA
- a CDS encoding ABC transporter ATP-binding protein: MIEVKNLSKSYGDFRAVDDVSFVCQPGRVTGFLGPNGAGKSTAMRMITGLTRPSAGTATIGGVAYADIPNPASQVGVLLDASAQHGGRTGREVLTIGAITMGLPSERVDEMLALVGLTPKESKRRVRNYSLGMRQRLGIAHALLGDPQVLILDEPANGLDPAGIHWMRQLLREYANRGGTVMLSSHLLHEIQIIADDLIVIGHGRIVSRGTKDELLTTAGTRVVARDRVALVQALKTAGLEAVEASDAITSTATPEQVGLAAAAAGVPLIELRQAEGAGLEAMFLQLTAEDQRDVISTEGAQA; encoded by the coding sequence ATGATCGAAGTCAAGAATCTTTCGAAGTCGTACGGCGACTTCCGGGCCGTGGACGACGTCTCGTTCGTGTGCCAGCCCGGTCGCGTCACCGGCTTCCTCGGCCCGAACGGCGCCGGCAAGTCCACCGCGATGCGGATGATCACCGGGCTGACCCGCCCCTCGGCCGGCACCGCCACCATCGGTGGCGTCGCGTACGCCGACATCCCCAACCCCGCCAGCCAGGTCGGCGTCCTGCTCGACGCCTCCGCCCAGCACGGCGGCCGCACCGGCCGGGAGGTCCTGACGATCGGCGCGATCACGATGGGCCTGCCCAGCGAGCGCGTCGACGAGATGCTCGCCCTGGTGGGCCTCACGCCCAAGGAGTCCAAGCGTCGGGTGCGCAACTACTCGCTGGGCATGCGCCAGCGCCTGGGCATCGCCCACGCGCTGCTGGGTGACCCGCAGGTGCTCATCCTCGACGAGCCCGCCAACGGCCTCGACCCGGCGGGCATCCACTGGATGCGCCAGCTGCTGCGCGAGTACGCCAACCGCGGCGGGACCGTGATGCTGTCGTCACACCTGCTGCACGAGATCCAGATCATCGCCGACGACCTCATCGTCATCGGCCACGGCCGGATCGTCTCCAGGGGCACGAAGGACGAGCTGCTCACGACCGCGGGAACGCGCGTCGTGGCACGCGACCGCGTGGCGCTCGTCCAGGCGCTCAAGACCGCCGGCCTCGAGGCCGTCGAGGCATCCGACGCGATCACCTCCACCGCGACTCCCGAGCAGGTCGGGCTCGCCGCCGCAGCCGCCGGGGTGCCGCTCATCGAGCTGCGGCAGGCCGAGGGCGCAGGCCTCGAGGCGATGTTCCTGCAGCTCACCGCCGAGGACCAGCGCGACGTCATCTCCACCGAAGGAGCTCAGGCATGA
- a CDS encoding sensor histidine kinase, translated as MPAPPISRWGHTWRIALVLGISGLAWGPLAEYQWDRARWWFWLDLAVGVLSFVAIFWRRRFPVAVALTTNIAAGFFLSAGGPATISLFSLSTRRRWREILPVSAAGFASGAAFILFADPTAPSRDFILVDLALLTTIVAITVGWGMYAGSRRELLATLRDRAETAESEQAARIAQARIAERAQIAREMHDVLAHRISIVTMHAGALSYRDDLSADEVKATAATIEQSSRLALVELREVLGVLREGAGDAEPEPPQPTAAAIADLVQRFRDAGMNLVVDVSVDPASIPAPIGRTAYRVVQEGLTNAAKHAPRTRVELTMSGGPETGLTIEVTNRIPAGQRTTASPPESGLGLIGLTERAQLAGGGLHRSTTTDRHVLRVWLPWAA; from the coding sequence ATGCCCGCGCCCCCGATCTCGCGGTGGGGCCACACCTGGCGGATCGCCCTGGTGCTGGGCATCTCGGGCCTCGCGTGGGGTCCCCTGGCCGAGTACCAGTGGGATCGCGCGCGCTGGTGGTTCTGGCTGGACCTGGCCGTCGGCGTCCTGAGCTTCGTCGCGATCTTCTGGCGGCGGCGGTTCCCCGTCGCGGTCGCGCTGACCACGAACATCGCGGCCGGCTTCTTCCTCAGCGCGGGCGGCCCGGCGACGATCTCCCTCTTCTCGCTGTCCACCAGGCGACGCTGGCGCGAGATCCTCCCGGTCAGCGCCGCCGGCTTCGCGTCGGGCGCGGCCTTCATCCTCTTCGCCGACCCCACGGCACCAAGCCGCGATTTCATCCTGGTCGACCTCGCGCTGCTCACGACGATCGTCGCGATCACGGTCGGCTGGGGCATGTACGCGGGGTCGCGGCGCGAGCTGCTGGCCACGTTGCGCGACCGGGCCGAGACCGCCGAGTCCGAGCAGGCGGCGCGCATCGCGCAGGCCAGGATCGCCGAGCGCGCGCAGATCGCCCGCGAGATGCACGACGTCCTCGCCCACCGGATCTCCATCGTGACGATGCACGCCGGCGCGCTGTCGTACCGCGACGACCTGTCCGCCGACGAGGTCAAGGCCACGGCGGCCACGATCGAGCAGAGCTCGAGACTGGCGTTGGTCGAGCTGCGCGAGGTGCTGGGCGTCCTGCGCGAGGGAGCCGGCGATGCCGAGCCGGAGCCGCCGCAGCCGACCGCGGCGGCGATCGCCGACCTGGTCCAGCGCTTCCGCGACGCCGGGATGAACCTCGTCGTGGACGTGTCGGTCGACCCCGCGTCCATCCCGGCGCCGATCGGCCGCACGGCCTACCGCGTCGTCCAGGAAGGGCTCACCAACGCGGCCAAGCACGCCCCGCGCACGCGGGTCGAGCTGACGATGTCCGGCGGGCCCGAGACCGGACTCACGATCGAGGTCACGAACCGGATCCCGGCGGGGCAGCGGACCACGGCGTCGCCGCCCGAGTCGGGACTGGGCCTCATCGGTCTGACGGAGCGCGCGCAGCTGGCCGGCGGCGGGTTGCACCGCTCGACCACCACCGATCGGCACGTCCTGAGGGTGTGGCTACCGTGGGCGGCGTGA
- a CDS encoding response regulator transcription factor — MIRVLVTDDDPLVRAGLSLMLGGAAALEVVAEAADGREAVAAVREQPVDVVLMDLRMPVMDGIEATRAIVAAPEAPKVLVLTTFDADDYVVRALSAGAAGFLLKDTPPPQIVDAIRKVAGGEPMLSPTVTENLIRRVTADSTDTRRTGAARLVDTLSERELEVAQAIGQGRSNAEIAAELFMSVATVKAHISRIFTKLDAGNRVQVAITMHEAGRL, encoded by the coding sequence GTGATTCGCGTCCTCGTCACCGACGACGACCCGCTCGTGCGCGCGGGCCTGAGCCTCATGCTCGGGGGCGCCGCGGCGCTGGAGGTCGTGGCCGAGGCCGCCGACGGGCGCGAGGCCGTGGCCGCCGTCCGCGAGCAGCCGGTGGACGTGGTCCTCATGGACCTGCGCATGCCGGTCATGGACGGCATCGAGGCGACCCGGGCCATCGTGGCCGCCCCCGAGGCCCCCAAGGTGCTGGTGCTGACCACGTTCGACGCGGACGACTACGTCGTCCGGGCTCTGTCCGCGGGCGCCGCGGGCTTCCTGCTGAAGGACACTCCCCCGCCGCAGATCGTCGACGCGATCCGGAAGGTCGCCGGCGGTGAGCCGATGCTCTCGCCCACCGTCACCGAGAACCTCATCCGCCGCGTCACCGCCGACTCGACCGACACCCGGCGCACCGGCGCGGCACGACTCGTCGACACCCTCAGCGAGCGTGAGCTGGAGGTCGCCCAGGCCATCGGTCAGGGCCGCTCCAACGCCGAGATCGCCGCCGAGCTGTTCATGAGCGTCGCCACCGTCAAGGCTCACATCTCGCGCATCTTCACCAAGCTCGACGCCGGCAACCGTGTGCAGGTCGCGATCACCATGCACGAGGCCGGGCGGCTGTAG